In the genome of Falsibacillus albus, one region contains:
- the yhfH gene encoding protein YhfH, with the protein MAMQSPVEFFKKLPKKRCPECGQHMEEQAESYFMECEHCLSKKAE; encoded by the coding sequence ATGGCAATGCAAAGTCCAGTTGAATTCTTTAAGAAGCTTCCGAAGAAAAGGTGCCCTGAATGCGGGCAGCATATGGAGGAGCAGGCTGAGTCATACTTCATGGAATGTGAGCACTGCTTATCCAAGAAAGCGGAATAA
- the aceB gene encoding malate synthase A: protein MKTEEKGIQITGKIAEGYEQIISDDAIKFVERLERKFGQRRRELLERRREIQKKIDDGWNPDFLPETKHIRESDWTVENIPADLEDRRVEITGPVDRKMVINALNSGAKVFMADFEDANSPTWENCIDGQINLRDAIRGTISYTNDQGKHYQLMNNPAVLKVRPRGWHLEEKHCLVDGKAVSASLFDFGLYFFHNAQSLNEKGSGPYFYLPKLENHLEARLWNDVFIFAQEELGINQGTIKATVLIETILAAFEMDEILFELKEHSAGLNCGRWDYIFSFIKKFRNREEVIFPDRSVVTMTVPNMRAYSLLAIQTCHKRHVHAIGGMAAQIPVKGDPEANDEAFAKVRTDKEREARDGHDGTWIAHPGMIQTALDVFNELVPAPNQIHRKREDVSIDGQQLLQVPEGSITEQGMRTNINVGIQYIASWLSGRGAAPIHHLMEDAATAEISRAQVWQWLRHPKGVLDDGRNVDHEMFRALKDDELSKIMVEIGLERYQAGRFEEAGHLFERLILDDEFVEFLTLPAYERL from the coding sequence ATGAAGACAGAAGAAAAAGGAATTCAAATAACAGGAAAAATCGCGGAAGGATATGAACAAATAATATCCGATGATGCGATTAAATTCGTAGAACGGCTGGAACGGAAATTTGGTCAAAGAAGACGTGAGCTGCTGGAAAGAAGGAGAGAAATCCAAAAGAAAATCGATGATGGCTGGAATCCAGATTTTTTGCCGGAAACAAAGCATATACGTGAATCGGACTGGACTGTGGAGAACATACCTGCCGACCTTGAAGATCGCAGAGTGGAAATTACGGGTCCTGTTGATCGGAAAATGGTGATCAATGCGTTGAATTCAGGCGCAAAGGTATTCATGGCGGATTTCGAAGATGCGAATTCCCCGACATGGGAAAACTGCATCGATGGGCAAATCAACCTTAGGGATGCCATTCGCGGAACGATTTCCTATACGAATGATCAAGGAAAGCACTATCAGCTGATGAACAATCCTGCAGTGCTTAAGGTGAGACCGCGGGGGTGGCATTTGGAGGAGAAGCATTGTCTCGTGGATGGGAAGGCCGTTTCAGCAAGCTTATTCGATTTTGGATTGTATTTTTTCCACAATGCCCAATCGCTTAATGAAAAGGGAAGCGGTCCATATTTTTATTTGCCGAAATTGGAGAATCATCTGGAAGCAAGGCTTTGGAATGATGTTTTTATTTTTGCCCAGGAAGAGCTTGGAATCAATCAGGGGACGATCAAGGCAACGGTGCTTATTGAAACGATCCTTGCTGCATTTGAAATGGATGAAATCCTGTTTGAACTGAAAGAGCATTCTGCTGGCCTCAACTGTGGGCGCTGGGATTATATCTTCAGCTTTATCAAGAAGTTCCGAAACCGGGAAGAAGTCATTTTTCCAGATCGTTCGGTCGTGACGATGACGGTCCCAAATATGAGGGCATATTCGCTTCTTGCCATCCAAACTTGTCATAAAAGGCATGTCCATGCAATTGGAGGCATGGCGGCGCAAATTCCTGTCAAAGGTGATCCAGAAGCAAATGATGAAGCATTCGCAAAGGTCCGAACTGATAAAGAACGTGAAGCGCGTGATGGGCATGACGGAACGTGGATTGCACATCCGGGAATGATCCAGACGGCATTGGATGTTTTTAACGAGCTTGTCCCAGCCCCAAACCAGATCCATCGAAAACGTGAGGATGTCTCCATCGATGGACAGCAGCTGCTTCAAGTGCCTGAAGGGTCCATCACGGAACAAGGAATGCGCACAAACATCAATGTAGGGATTCAATACATCGCTTCCTGGCTCTCAGGAAGAGGGGCTGCACCAATCCATCATTTAATGGAAGATGCAGCGACGGCGGAAATTTCAAGGGCACAGGTATGGCAGTGGCTTCGTCACCCAAAAGGAGTATTGGATGACGGAAGAAATGTCGACCATGAAATGTTCCGGGCATTAAAGGACGATGAATTATCCAAAATCATGGTGGAAATAGGATTGGAAAGATACCAAGCAGGACGGTTCGAGGAAGCGGGCCATCTGTTCGAACGATTGATTTTAGACGATGAGTTTGTTGAGTTTTTGACCCTTCCAGCTTATGAAAGATTATAA